AACAGGGGCAGACCATTGTAATGGTTACCCATGAAGAATGGCATGCTGATTATGCTGACAGGATAATAAGGTTGAAAGATGGACTAATTCAAGAGTGAGTATTCTTCACAAGCTTGGGTGTCAACATAAACTGGATGTCCTATATAACACTGGACTTTGAATAAGATCAATATATGTACCAGGATCTATTAGGGAAGTCAAAGATACATATTGATTTGCTGGTACCATGCCAGCAACCACAGTGAAGAGGTCTTTGAGCTCTCAAATGGCTGCAGAAAATATTGCACCTGACATGTTACACATTCTAACATATCGAAGTGCAAATATTCTATTCCCCGTAACTTTGCTCTAATACTCCCTCATCTTCTGAACAGCCGTGAAGTTAAGTGTGTTTCGCCCTTCAGCGCAAAGTTGATGCCAGACTTACCAAGCACCACCTGTAAGTTCCATCCGAAATGAGCCAAGAGCCTTGCTGGAGTCAAACCCGGCTATATCCCCAATAGGGAATAGGATGTATGAATCTTATTAACCCCGGCTATCCTGAAACCAGTTTCAAGTGTTTAATAGTTGAAATTTTTTCATCCGGTTTAGTGCACAATTCGTGTAATAATATCACCATTAGATCAATGATATAAGCATTAAATCATTGGACTAAGGTTAGAAAGGTATACAAAAAAAGATAAATGAAACAATATTAACAGTTAAAAATATTATATATAATAAATGCATAGTATAATCTGCGTTCTCATCTCTTTAATACCCCACTAGCAAATAACACCTACTTCAAGACATTACTCCACTGTAAAGGGATAAAAAGAGAAACTCACACCCCAGAATTAATAATACCTCAATACCTCTTCCCCAGCTATAAAAAGTGAGTCTCTTGAACACTGTTCGGAACTCCCAGGATTTTAGGTGAGAACGCTACCTCTCTTTTTTTTAAAGAAATTTTAGAATCCTCAAGATAAACTGTCTAACCGCAACCACTGCGCCGGTCGATCACGCCGTCACGCTGATTTTTGATCAAACTTTTTCAGAAAAAGTTTGCGCTCAAGCAGTTTTTTGAAAAGGCTTGTGATCTAATTTTTTAGAAAAAAGTACACACTTAAGTTTTTAAGTATGCCTGTTAAAAGGCTTGCAGGATCGGGCAAAAATGAGTAAATTTTCCGTCCAAAAATAAGCCCTCTTGAGCGAAGCGAAAAGGGCACCGTCCTCCCGAGACGGGACTCGGGTAGTTCAATGCTATAAGGTTAGGTCGGTGAAGAAAAATTAGAGTCTTATACTAAGAAAAGGCAGCTTAAATAACATTATGTGTTAAAAATATTATATATGGTGCGAACATAGTATAATTTGCGTTCTCATCGCAAGACCACATAGCAGACCTATTCCACAAGAAATACTTCAACGCCTACTCCGAAAAATTACCAGAAAAGCGAAGAGACAATATAAAAACTCGCTATAAGTGAGTCCAGTACCACACCTCTTACAAGACCTGATAAGTGCCGTTCGGAACTTCCAGAAATTTCCAGATGAGAACGCAATCTTTTCTCTAAACAAAGTATTACTCTGGTTTTTCAAGATAGTAAGGATATTGTCTTCAAGATAGTAAGAATATTGAAAGATAATTAAACATCAGAATATATTAGAAGATCAAAAGCGGTAAAGAGCAGTAAAGCAGCAGAAAACTGCAAAAACAATAAAAAAGAAGTAAAAAGGTAGTAAATTAAAAAAGAGTTTTTATACTGAGATTACCTCACTTTTTTTCCGTTTGAAAATCGCGATTACTTTCCCTTCTTCATCGATGTGATCCTTTATCCATACCAGTTCCCAGCCTTCGTTTCCGATTCTCTCAAGTTCTCCCATCATCTGTGGCAGACTTAAGCCATCAAGTTTTCGAGCATCATACTCCCATAGATGTATCGTTTAATACCCCTCCAAATAATGATAAAGATAAAATTTTTAATGTTTTATAATTGGAATAAAACTATAAATAACCTGAACAGAAGGAAAAAAACAATCAGGTACTCACACTGGATTAAACTTTATCTTTCTTATTCCAGGTTCATTTACTCCATTTCCCTTTTTCTGCGATCTATTTTTAAGCAAGATTTACTCTATCTTAGAATGGTATAATTCCGGAATTTCGGACCGAAAGATGAAAGATTATACCATTTTCATATCTTGGTCTGCGGATTCCCTCCTTTGCCGTGAAATCTAATATGAGCTCGATTAATTCTCTCCCCTCAGATCAGAATCTTTTTTTCTTGCGGTCTTTTGTTAAGGATGACTTCTTTTGCTCAACCCGTTCCAGAAGGGCTTTTCCAAGGTTAGAGTATTCTTTTTTTGCAGGTTTTTCTTTTTTCGCAGTTTTCTGAGTAAAAATAACCTCTTCTTCCTTACTTTCTAAAAGCGCTGAATATGTATCAAAAGTTTGAATAGATTCTTGAAGAAGTTTCTTTTGCCCGGGCAGGTCGCCTGGACTGAGCTTTCCGGCACGTATGAGAAGTTCTGCAAACTGTTCAAAAATTCCAGGCAATTCTCTATCTTCACTGCCGATTTCTTCAGCCATTTTTGAGAGGTATTTCTCGCTCTCAATTTTTGCTATGCCAGGTCTGTCGCTGAAAAGGATGAATAAGAGAGCCTGATAGAAATGATAATAGAATTCAGGAATATGGAAGCCTATAGAAGCTTCGGATGCCTCTTTGAAGTAATTGACTGCTTCTTTTAGCCCAAAAATGTAAGTTGCCTCGTTTTCCGCCCTCAATGACCTCCAGAGGGAAGCTTTTCCAAGGGAACGAAGAGCATACCTTCGAACATAAATGTACGAATTGTCAGTAAGAGCCTTCAAGTCTCTCCAGGCCTGGGTTTTGTCCGGCACATGGAAAAAGGCAGATCCAAGCACACGTACCGCCGTCCTCTGCACAAAACTATCGCTGTGATCAGAAAGCCTTACCAGATCCATCCAGGCTTTTCCTTTATCTGGAACCTCTGCAAAGCCTGAAGATAGAGCGAGAACAGCCCCTTTCCTGACTTCCCGATCTTCAACGGACACGAGTTTGACAAGCTCGTTCCAGGCTGTCTGTTTATTCTCAGAGTAAACAAAAGCGGCAGCAAGAAGTTCTGCTGCTCTTTTTCGGATGTAGGCATCCTGGCTTTCAGTGAGCCTGACAAGGTCATAAAAAATTGCAGATTTATTCTCTACTGCCGGAAAGATATTCTTAAGCAGGTCTGCTGCATCTCTTCTGGTGCCTGTGTCCTCTTCCCCGGTCAATTCAATAAGTTCATCCCAGATATCCTGCACTTTGCCGTTATATCGTGAATAAGCCGCAAGCAGAGCTTCTATTTCAGCTTTTCGTCTCTGGGGATCCGAATCAGAACCCAGGCGTATGAGCTTGCTTATAATTTCTTTCCTGTCCGGAATGGAGCCTGACCCTGCAAACAGGTCAACCATACCTTTCTTGCGTACGTATGCGCTGCTGTCAGGTTCAGTCCTGGCAGGTTCGGAGGCAAGCTTACTACGACCTTTTTCTTTAATCTGCCACCTGCCGTTTTCCTCATTTTCCCCGGAGAGGACAGAACTCAGGGAATTAGCTGCTTTCTTTCGAAGAAAAGTACCCTTTTCTGATGCAGTTTCATAGGCTTCCCCAGCCTTGCTTCTTTTTTCGAGCTTAACCTGCGCTTCGGATTTATCTTTATCTCTGAAGAAATCCTTTTCTTCCGGCTCTCTCCGATCACGTTTTCCTATCTCTTCCCACTCCCTTGCCTCACGTTCCTTGCATAGTTC
The Methanosarcina thermophila TM-1 genome window above contains:
- a CDS encoding HEAT repeat domain-containing protein, which encodes MSEQPEIHNKTLSQVSDERIEAAKQLGIFFEAFPDRRQAFDDLLRLCSDRDSAVREEAINSLVTVFPNVPDKEFVWNKFVNLTAYPEENVMRTAASALVSVFSLMPDKAVAWRDLTGLISSRSSMEDVKNEIVNSLYYLIKEVPDKQQVLRDLLAMGTSEYSYVREKSTSFLSLVFAELTDKEKEEAWNEVLELATESEDEKVRKQAARVLGTVYTQMPDEMKDETLEILLELAVSGNPEVQGEILLALPSVFFHVPDKKKAWDDILKLTRDEDEHIRKQAINALIFISPDMPDKRKVWEDFLSLIKASDNHVKSVAADALISLFPGMDNKDSLWMELLEFSENEEEDVQSITADILTKVFPYLSLRSEAYSELIRLAETKESSVLQKLVDTLISAYSELCKEREAREWEEIGKRDRREPEEKDFFRDKDKSEAQVKLEKRSKAGEAYETASEKGTFLRKKAANSLSSVLSGENEENGRWQIKEKGRSKLASEPARTEPDSSAYVRKKGMVDLFAGSGSIPDRKEIISKLIRLGSDSDPQRRKAEIEALLAAYSRYNGKVQDIWDELIELTGEEDTGTRRDAADLLKNIFPAVENKSAIFYDLVRLTESQDAYIRKRAAELLAAAFVYSENKQTAWNELVKLVSVEDREVRKGAVLALSSGFAEVPDKGKAWMDLVRLSDHSDSFVQRTAVRVLGSAFFHVPDKTQAWRDLKALTDNSYIYVRRYALRSLGKASLWRSLRAENEATYIFGLKEAVNYFKEASEASIGFHIPEFYYHFYQALLFILFSDRPGIAKIESEKYLSKMAEEIGSEDRELPGIFEQFAELLIRAGKLSPGDLPGQKKLLQESIQTFDTYSALLESKEEEVIFTQKTAKKEKPAKKEYSNLGKALLERVEQKKSSLTKDRKKKRF